Proteins encoded within one genomic window of Anopheles gambiae chromosome 3, idAnoGambNW_F1_1, whole genome shotgun sequence:
- the LOC1279566 gene encoding acid-sensing ion channel 4-A — protein MVSVAKVRHKLWYLLHALCHDPKRLVRGIVLFICSIVVMYQLTDCFKKLCNPPISTHSRFDLNDTMLYPAITFCREPAYKSDIMAKYNLAMHPKYTNSFDRFPFDEASLEQLFNEATYNHSEFFIQHGLNGDTKNIEVMESLHLDMGRCYTLNPLTKTKHSWKEAGFSIMLRHDTNNTRVSVGDMPPGWHVFIHDETEGFAENRMQSSGRVEYLYLEANEEMEIRLSTQHFFMLASYENECVEFSSVSSTRCGEICHWKAVVDSVGCSGPWMPGLGIRDCDNPESTKQLIKLYRQLEDLDGTQCGCFQPCTTTIYTASVMNRKPFHISVPAAQLWVYYTSKMVTIVEEFHGYDFNQFVSDLGGSLGFLLGLSVLGLIGLLEKIVELVFIRRLLSEKRKKQADKEVASNDRAESTTAEQRTNTSNHSDEVTPPEKGSPTGAILS, from the exons ATGGTTAGTGTCGCGAAAGTGAGACACAAACTATGGTACCTGCTTCACGCACTATGTCACGATCCGAAGCGTCTGGTGCGTGGGATAGTGCTGTTCATCTGCAGCATTGTCGTCATGTATCAGCTGACGGACTGTTTCAAAAAGCTGTGCAATCCTCCAATCTCAACTCACTCGCGGTTTGATCTGAACGACACCATGCTGTATCCCGCGATCACCTTCTGCCGCGAGCCAGCGTACAAGTCGGACATAATGGCGAAGTACAACCTGGCCATGCATCCCAAGTACACCAACTCGTTCGATCGGTTTCCCTTCGACGAGGCTTCGCTGGAGCAGCTGTTCAACGAAGCCACCTACAATCATAGCGAGTTTTTCATCCAGCACGGCTTGAACGGTGATACGAAAA ATATAGAAGTGATGGAAAGTTTGCACTTGGATATGGGACGGTGCTACACGCTAAATCCGTTAACCAAAACGAAACATTCCTGGAAGGAGGCGGGCTTCTCGATCATGCTGCGGCATGATACGAACAACACGCGAGTAAGCGTTGGTGACATGCCACCGGGCTGGCATGTATTTATTCATGACGAAACCGAAGGATTTGCTG AAAATCGAATGCAATCGTCTGGTCGCGTGGAATACCTGTACCTGGAAGCGAACGAAGAAATGGAAATTCGTTTATCGACTCAGCACTTTTTCATGCTGGCAAGTTACGAGAACGAATGCGTCGAGTTTTCCTCCGTAAGCTCCACCAGG TGTGGAGAAATTTGTCACTGGAAAGCAGTAGTAGATTCGGTCGGCTGTTCTGGACCTTGGATGCCGGGGCTGGGGATTCGGGATTGCGATAATCCCGAAAGCACGAAGCAGCTTATCAAACTATACCGCCAGCTGGAAGATCTAGATGGGACGCAGTGCGGGTGCTTTCAaccctgcaccaccaccatctacACTGCCTCCGTGATGAACCGTAAACCCTTCCACATCAGTGTTCCGGCTGCACAGCTTTGGGTGTACTACACCTCCAAAATGGTCACT ATCGTCGAAGAGTTTCACGGATACGATTTTAATCAGTTCGTCTCGGATCTTGGAGGTTCGCTGGGATTTTTGCTTGGTTTATCTGTACTTGGGCTAATTGGGCTGCTGGAGAAAATTGTGGAGCTGGTCTTCATTCGTCGATTGTTGTCGGAAAAGCGCAAGAAACAAGCAGACAAGGAAGTGGCAAGCAATGATCGAGCGGAATCAACAACCGCTGAGCAAAGAACGAACACATCCAACCACTCAGATGAGGTGACACCACCTGAGAAAGGATCACCAACAGGAGCCATTTTGTcatga
- the LOC1279565 gene encoding protein yellow encodes MMEVRGTPVALAFTVSCCMLLALLPVHIDANDNLRVAYQWKEIDFEFPSETERQEAIASKSYIAENVIPVGLEVYKKRLFLTLPRWKEGIPASLAYININETTTQSPRLHPYPSWSAHRRTSETEAPEIVSPFRIRADRCGRLWVLDTGVEELLGNTTVTSPTSLLVYDLHNDNLLRRYKFPADHLKENSFYANIAVEDNDCDDTYAYAADLGSPGLVVYSWKQQESWRVKHHYFHPDPLAGNYNITGINFQWDDGLFGIALKPQSDGYSTLYFHPLSSLNEFSVSTKVLRNQTYATESGNYHEFKILGSRGPNGQAGVAFVDQKTGVIFYALPNLNAITCWKTSNRAYTIKSLGRVYMSTVDMVFPNDVKVDDESNLWVLSDRLHQYMYESLNRNDVNFRVLTATVKDAIQNTACDTNIKPLPDIITNLGDILRPSTSTIAPKAGSSSAWPSPSHTNAIVVLSMLITMLRVSYCIRI; translated from the exons ATGATGGAGGTTAGAGGAACGCCTGTGGCGTTGGCTTTTACAGTCAGCTGCTGCATGCTACTAGCCCTTCTACCGGTGCATATCGATGCAAACGACAATTTGCGGGTGGCATATCAATGGAAAGAAATCGATTTCGAATTTCCAAGTGAAACTGAACGGCAGGAAGCGATCGCCAGCAAAAGCTACATTGCGGAGAATGTAATACCGGTTGGGCTGGAGGTTTACAAAAAGCGACTATTTTTGACACTACCCCGGTGGAAGGAAGGCATTCCAGCATCGTTGGCCTACATCAACATCAACG AAACTACAACACAATCACCCCGCCTGCACCCCTATCCAAGCTGGAGTGCACACCGGCGCACCAGTGAGACGGAAGCTCCGGAAATCGTGTCACCCTTCCGGATACGAGCTGATCGCTGCGGTCGTCTCTGGGTGTTGGATACCGGTGTGGAGGAACTGCTGGGAAATACCACCGTCACAAGCCCAACTTCCCTGCTAGTATACGATCTGCATAACGATAATCTGCTGCGCCGATACAAATTCCCGGCGGATCATCTCAAAGAGAACTCCTTCTACGCCAACATTGCGGTAGAAGATAACGATTGCGATGACACGTACGCTTATGCGGCCGATCTCGGCAGCCCGGGACTGGTTGTTTACTCCTGGAAGCAGCAAGAGTCGTGGCGTGTGAAACATCACTACTTCCATCCCGACCCGCTGGCAGGCAACTACAACATAACCGGCATCAACTTCCAGTGGGACGATGGGCTGTTTGGCATAGCGCTGAAACCGCAATCGGACGGTTATTCTACGCTTTACTTCCACCCGCTCAGCTCATTGAACGAATTTTCCGTGTCGACTAAAGTGCTTCGTAATCAAACGTACGCTACCGAATCGGGCAACTACCATGAGTTTAAGATTTTGGGATCCCGCGGACCGAACGGTCAGGCCGGGGTGGCGTTCGTCGACCAGAAAACGGGCGTCATTTTCTACGCGCTGCCGAACCTAAATGCCATCACGTGCTGGAAAACGTCCAATCGCGCATACACAATCAAATCGCTCGGTCGCGTGTATATGAGCACCGTCGACATGGTGTTCCCCAACGATGTTAAGGTAGACGACGAAAGTAACCTCTGGGTGCTTTCCGATCGACTACACCAGTACATGTACGAATCACTCAATCGAAACGATGTCAACTTCCGTGTTCTAACCGCCACCGTCAAGGACGCAATACAAAACACCGCTTGTGATACAAACATTAAGCCGCTGCCAGATATTATTACCAATCTGGGTGATATTCTGCGACCCTCCACAAGCACCATCGCACCCAAGGCTGGTTCGAGCAGTGCATGGCCATCTCCGTCGCATACTAATGCGATAGTGGTGCTTTCGATGCTTATCACTATGTTGCGAGTGTCCTACTGCATCAGGATATAG